A stretch of DNA from Euwallacea fornicatus isolate EFF26 chromosome 26, ASM4011564v1, whole genome shotgun sequence:
TTAGGAAGCTCTGGGGATAAGTATTAACAGATCAGATAGAAAAAATTACCTCTTCCTGCAAATTAAAGAGGGGATTTCTGTATTTGCATTATTAAATGATCAATTCACTTGAAATGCATTTATTCAGATAAATTAATGTGAAGTCATTTTCCCAAATATCTTATTTCCAATTGAATCTGACCGCTGGGAAAGCTAAAAGTTTCCTCCTGGATCTTATACAACAGTTTTAAGTAATTGTACATGCGGCTGTTGCCCCAGTCTGTAGGTACCGGGATTTGTTAGAGGCATTAATTTTTCTAGTAAGCTTTTGAAATAAGAAGtcaaatattaacttttaatattaaagtcTATTAAATCATCGAATCTTAACGGACGTCCTATTTACTGATGACGCCTCAAAGAGAGTTTCGGAACGTTGAAGTCGCTTTATAGGTCTAGTGTAGATACTTCAATGGATATTTCGACATAATGAAACCTGCCTATGACTTTATCAAAAAACGTACCTAAAATATTCTAGATCGCCCTGTGTCGCGAGCTTGTAAactgaaaatgattttatccCTAACAATATGTAACAAGTTGAACAATGCGCAACAAGTGTCTGTTTATAGTTAAATTctgatttgaacattttttgaattttacggCTACTTAATCTTCGGAGATTTGCTAACGGTCACTTTTGAGTCGAAATCTGTGAATTcgaaaatgacaataaaacattttatccAATTTTAGTGCGACTAATCGCATTCAAAGCTACCGGTACTGGTACTAATTCCAGGAGAAGACTCAGCACCTACTAGCTCAGACTATAGTAATCTCGTTACTGCTTTCATTTAAGACTTACGGCACCTCTGTATAAGCAGTAATGCATCTCCAAGCCTAGGAACACAGTGGTGCAACTCTCCTTATTTTAGGTCAAAATTAcagttatacatttttaacgtCAGATCTAATAAGTTACAAAATCAAGGGATTAGACGCTAAAGTTTTCGCATTTTCGCAGATTACTGGGCTTCAAGTAAATCAACATGACAATGTTAAGTGTGTTGCTGCTCATAATGAGATTCATGAATATATTTCCAAGTAATGAGCTCAATCAGAGCTACCGCTAAAAAGGCAAAATTGCAATGAAATTCCGAAGGCAACAAAACTATCGCATTTggattaatatttcattaacttaATGATCAATGCCTATGTCATATTGTTGTGTTTAATGCCAACCGctaataaattaatcattaagTTAGATCTAATCTAGCTGTAGGCATGTAATGAGAGTACAGACAGATTACAGCAGCTTTTCGTGAGCTtaaataaattctcaattgGGAAGTGGTTTAGCCTCCAATCCTTGTCATAATTAGCAGCTCATTAACAGCATATCTTATTTTCAGGCCGTAACTGTTCTAGCCGCTGTAGCTACCCTCAGCTCGGCTTACCCTTACCCAGGCGGTCACCATGGTGGCATTCTGATTGGCGGTTATGGTAAGTACCATGTAAGGTCCATTCGGGAAGTTACATAAATTGTCATTCGATAGCCATCATCATGTCCAAATCGCATAAAAAGAGAAAACAGCCTGCAATCAGCGAATCGACACTAAAAATGCACTTCCATGTAATTTTGAaagcaaattatttaaaacaaaaaatacgtaACAGTGCTTCATTGCGGCTTTTCTACCATTATTATTGTTCGGTTTATTATGAAAACTCGTCGTTTTACCCATATTTTAGCCATATGCGAGATGTTATATGTGAAGTGTCGCAATCTCCGTTTCTGTTCTAGTTGCTCGTTTAATAGCAGCGCGTGTTTCTTAGCGATTTTGTCAACGCTGGTTTAATTAAACGAATATACACTAACGAGTCACGATACTATCCATCGCTTGGTGCTTCTTGCTTAACATCTGGCGGGTATATTGCAAATAGTCATTAGTCCGCATACAGGAAATGCCCAGTACTGCATCCTTAAAAGTCCTCCAGATGTTTGGTTTTACCTACTAAAGAGGATGCAATCGAACGTTGCTCAGTTAATACCAACCGTGTGCAATAAAacattagaaattttaatattgctgATTACTGGTGCATTCATTAACAAACAAGATCGTATCCCCTGATAAATCAAAATCGGTAGAAAGTTGGCGTGTTCAGACGGTCCGCGAGGCAAATCGACCATAAATTTAACGTAGCGCTAGGCCGAACCATTTGTGAGAAAATCGAAGCAACTTTGAataaatctctttttttttcctttagatGGAGGTTGTGATGATGGCCATGGAGGTGGTCTCGGTGGAGCCGGAGGTTGCGGTGGAGGACTCGGTGGTGGACTAGGTGGTGGATTAGGCGGAGGCATTGGCTTCGCCGTTGGTGGAAATGGCGGTGGTTACTACGGAAGCGAAGCTGCCGGTCCCACCTACGTTCAAGTAAGAAATCACCCTTTCGGGTGTTCACGAGATTTTAAACCCAATTTGTTAGGGTCCTGCTGCTGGAGGTAAGACCCTTCTTGGTCCCGCTGAAGGACCCAACAACATTCAAGGAGCTTCCCAAGGACCAACCAACCTTGCTGGACCCCAACAAGGACCAGCCGCCATCGTAGGACCCAGCCAAggtacaaacatttttatttattccgcattgacattttttgcaaCACGATCATCACAAAAACCTGTTCTGCCATTGAGAACATTCAATTAGCTGCCCCTTTTGGGAGGCATCTATGATAGCCCATTACACAGACTTACATGGTCTTTCAGGAATTTTGCAACTTTCAATTTCActctcttttattttctatactcGACATTATCGACATTCATTGAATTCTGTCTGATACATGgtgtttcaatgaaaattttaggaaCCGCTAGCGTAATTGGACCCACCAATGGAGGAGCCCATATCGTTGGAGCCGCTCAAGCACCCATCACTTATTCTGAAGGAATCGCCGTATCCACCGGAGGATTGGGAGGTGGATTAGGAGGAGGATTGGGAGGTAAATACAAGTTGACTATTTTCACAGTTGCATGCTTTAATACTCCATTGGTCTGAGTCCAACTCTGTGGCATGTTTTACATGTAAGACTTACCTAATCTATTTCAGGTGGACTCGGCGGTGGACACGGAGGTGCTGGACTCGGTGGTGGATACGGAGGTCACGGAGGATACTCCATTGGAGGTGGATACGGAGGTAAAAAGTACTAGGTTCGTTCATTTCAtcatatgtttttattattcggTGTGGGAACAGAGATTACAGATGAATACTGCTGCTTCCACATACCACCAAACGTGAATTAAACGTTGCTACATTGATTaagatttcaaatttaatgtaaCGGTTAGAACTCCATACCAAAAGTAAAAACTCCATCATTCACCCATTACTAACATAATCTTAAGCACTTGTACTAATGACATGTTCGTTCTTTTCTGAAGTTGATTCagattaaatattacaatgaTTTACAATGTTTCACAATGCTTCACAATCTTTCTCTCAATGATTAGAGGATTGCATTCAACAAATTTTAGGTTCGTCAGCTGGCCACATTAGCTACGATGGAGGAGTACTTAAAGGACCCGTTACCGTACCAGTAGTCATCAAAGGATCATCCGGTAAAATCGTAGCTGACGGGCTTTACGGACTCCCCGATGGACATTATTAAACCGACCATAGGCAAACCAATTCTTTCAGTATTACGACTTTACTATACCGTTGTTAGCCTTTTCGTAGCCTTATTACCTACCTAAGATCGTCACAACACACATTTTATTTCATCATCATTTCTTCAGTTTCATTTCATATTTCGTGTTCACAAAGGCAAGTTTGTAGGCCCTCGCTGTTTTAGAGCTTGGGCAGTTCAAACTGAGTACTTTTTGAGCATTACCtgtgattttttcattatatacGAGCTTGGTGTTAATTCATCGtgttatttaatattgtatagtttttatgttttttattattttacttgtaCAAATGTATATGCGTTAATAAATGACTCTTTTTAAAAAAGgacaagtttttttgtttgttccagttaattattgtaagggatgtttaaatttttttttaatcttataAACATTGGTCCTATGGAGCATTGGTGCTGAGGCATGGCCCTCACataatttagatattttttttaagtaccaTTGCTTCTGATTCaagtaatgaaattaaaattgtagaTAATAATCGTACCATAAGGGTTTTCAACCATCAAAGCTTTCATCAAAATCGATTATAAGTAAGGgtagttttttaaatactcttaacagaaaattttcgaaattttttgttactttgaaatattaagcaattaatattattttttaattttattagacTTTTTGAAGCACCGATGTCTCTACTCTACTTTTTCTTCGAGTTCTGTGTAGTTTAGtcacaaataatattttaaataatgttggTTCAGAACAGTAACGTTTTTCTTAAAGATGTTCACGTAGTAGACAACTTTCACACAGACAATCTCATTGTGGTGATTGTCagaaataggcatcaacctcggactccacctcatcgttattggcaaatctctttcgaccaaggcattttttcaaatttggaaatagaaaataatctgagagggCTAAATCCGGCGAATATGGTGGGTGAGGAAAAGTTCGagaccaagttgattgattttgaccgTAACGATGACACGTGGACTGGTGTATTGCCTTGAtcaaacaagactttctttttcgccaaatgcggtggctttttctaatttcttcgctcgaACGcggcaataaatttgaatgatattctctgtttattgtttttcctttaaggagatagttaatgaaaattatcccacgtgcatACTGAAAAACTGGTGCTTGCTATCACCTTtactgcagatggaacggtttttgCATTCTTTTAAACAGATTTTCCCCTTTGACTGCAATGTTtcgactgctctttcgtcgcaggtgtgaaatgatggactcatatttcatccatggttaacTCAACTTTACCAAACCCCCTCTTGAAAAATCCTTATAacgttgtttttgttcaacTTGCGCACAGCTTGTTCATATCCAATTATTGCTatgtacagtactttttgaaatgcctatCTTCCATTACACCTTTGTGAATTCTCACCAAAATATCTGGAGCAGTCAGGTCTGTGGTGCTATCGGTTCGACCACTGCGTAGTGCATCTTGGCGGTACGCACCGTGTTTTAACTTAGCTAcctaatattttacagttgttaacgaaggatcAGATTAGAATCTGACTCCACTTTGATATTCGATGGACTCAGACCTTTTAAACGAAAGTGTTGAATCACGCATGAccaatttttccatgtttcaGTAAAAACGGTTACAAAACAACCACAAATTAATATAGCACCCTCGAACTTTAGATATAAGCtgtttaaggttaggtctttaatctataatcgaaatttaacaaaaaaatcgccattttaTATCAGGTTGGGTACTTCTGAGACTATTCTCGTATGTTAAGATTAAAAAGGTTTAAATCACTCACATAGGTGACATTCTGTTTTGGCCTGCACCGCAGCAACCCGTGCAAATTATGATCTCACCTTGGGCCCTCACAGGAGGACATAATTCACATAAGGCCTACTTCCCAACATCGTAAGTTTCGCTCCATTAACCGCATTCGATAAAATAAGGTGCAATGGGGTAAGTGTGTAAACGGGGTTAATGCATTCCCTCTGTTGTAATgaagtaaaaatgtattagttAATAATTAGAAATCTTGATATAGTAGTTACTGTTAAAAAGGTTAATTATAAATGAGCAGCCAAAGTAGAAggcggaaaaaaaaataagaatgaaGAAACAAATCAAGCATCATTCTTACAATGTTGATGAAGAGAGTAACTTGTGTATCACCTGCAAATTTGACTTTCGATTTTATATTGACCATCGACAATGGATTCAATTCGTTAGTTGTATGTAGTTGGTGTGCGGCATTTTCAACAGAGGTTTAAAAAAGAAGCAATGAGAATATGAGAGATGCGTTGACGAAGATGAATAATGCTTATTAatctaaaaaactaaaattaacaatttattttttatacattatagcttttttatgcaaaaaaactattaagtatatattacacaatttttaaatttatttctctaaCTTTTAAAGTTACCCTTcaattgctatttaaaaaaagttcttgtatttttttaatgtgtaacTTATAAACTAAATCCGATTTTTCAATATAGTAAAATGTAATTTGTAGTTAAATTATTACTAAGTGTGCTCTCGTTTCTTGGCCCATGATGAACGGCGTTAAAGCATTTTAAACAGGCATTTTCCCACTTGCCCTATTTTCGGGACAAGTGCAGAACAGTCCACCTTGTTTTAGAATTTACTATAATACTGAATTTAACGATGAAAATTTGACGTTTCGCTTACTTAAATACAAAAGCATTAACTCAGAATACCATTGATATAAAAAAGGCAGATACTTGtataagtaataaattatacaaatcaatgTACGTCAGAGTTTGACAAAAACCGGTCCGCACTTACCCCACTgcactttatgttttcaatcAGATCCTCTCGACTACCTCATCCCCATGAAAGGTGATGCTTATCACTCAATATACTCAGCTCTAGGGCAGTGGCATCCCCCTGGGGCAGCTCACCACAAGCCAGCATCGTCTCTCGTTGAGCCCTCTGGCAAGCACTTTGCATCCCAGCTGAAGATCACCCATCatacaatgaaaatttggaagcccataaaaaaaattataatttttttccgtttaggtgGGAATACCACGAACAAACATTCCTACTGATGGTAGTGGCATGAACTAAAATCTAATAACTGACAAAATACTCGGTAGTAAACATACAGGACCCTGTAGATTTATCGTTTCAACAATAGGCGGTAGATGCCGCTGTAAGGAAGTCCGGAAACATTTGCATATGTGAAGATTTTgagtgaaaattttcattaaataatttttgaagatcgGCTACCTCAATTTGTTTTGcgcagttttcaaaaaatgtaggTAACATGCGtacaaattactttaaaaactttttcatttcaaaggtTATTCAATGAGATATTATATGTCCAACAAGACATTTGTGgtttcaaaaaatagtgaaaagcCTTTAGAAGAAcaatttaagttaaatatgtatttgaaaaattaacaaaaaatgtccgtatgaaattaaaaactcaaaaaacaatatgacaaaaacaattaaattgaattaccCTTTATTCTCAATGTGTCTATCTCTGTTCTGAATGCACCTTTGATATCTTCTAATTACCGTTCTTGATACTCTTGTCATTAAAGTGTTTCTCAGCTCTTTAGCCGCGGCAATAATTCTCTGCCTTAGAACACCAATGTATGCTACAGGTCCGAGTATGTCCCTACACATCAGCGCTTTTATTATACTCCAAACGAGAAAGTCCATGGATGCCAAATCGGGGCTTCTTGCAGGCCAGGGAATTGGGCCTTCTCTTCCATTCCACCGATGTGGAAATTGTAATCTAGCCATTAAGGTAAAAAAACCCTGTAATATGCATCACAGCCGTCGTGCTGCAATACCATGTTTTGCCTTCTATTTAGAGGTATGTTTTCTAGTAAAGTAACTAAataatttcggaaaaaattttcatactcTTCTGCATGTAAAGGATTGGGAAGAAACTGGTGGCCTATCAAATGGTCACTAATGATTCCTATTTATacatttaataacatttctcAAATTCCGCAATGGAACACGTCGAATTACCAGTAAtactgtatataaaaattggtctccttcaaaaactgttttgatgtacttttttaattttccgagaagtccttatttttcaaaataaagcgATGGGTGAAGTTTTCGTTAGAAGGCCCTGCAGAACTGGAATACCAAAATTAAACATGTGGACTTCAATGGTAAATTTTCATGCTGATAACGTTACAATGAGCTCTGGCTGAAGAAATCAAAGGATACTGACTGTCCAGTGTTCTTTATTATAATAGCAAAGTGAATAGGAAGGTCAGCAATATAGGGTATTTCTCCATTTTGCATAATAATTGGGATTTAGTCTTGAAAATTATCAGTCGGTGTCAGTACATTCTAATCCACCGCCTTTTGCAGTGCACATTGAAAATGATACGACTATTACTGGTGAGAACGTTTTATTACTGGTTACGTAATATTTGGCCCTACTTGGCATATATCGTGCCATATGAACATTTGGAATTGGTAGAACATTGTATAGATTTAGatatctattta
This window harbors:
- the LOC136347042 gene encoding acanthoscurrin-1-like isoform X2, encoding MKVLAVTVLAAVATLSSAYPYPGGHHGGILIGGYDGGCDDGHGGGLGGAGGCGGGLGGGLGGGLGGGIGFAVGGNGGGYYGSEAAGPTYVQGPAAGGKTLLGPAEGPNNIQGASQGPTNLAGPQQGPAAIVGPSQGTASVIGPTNGGAHIVGAAQAPITYSEGIAVSTGGLGGGLGGGLGGSSAGHISYDGGVLKGPVTVPVVIKGSSGKIVADGLYGLPDGHY
- the LOC136347042 gene encoding acanthoscurrin-1-like isoform X1 — its product is MKVLAVTVLAAVATLSSAYPYPGGHHGGILIGGYDGGCDDGHGGGLGGAGGCGGGLGGGLGGGLGGGIGFAVGGNGGGYYGSEAAGPTYVQGPAAGGKTLLGPAEGPNNIQGASQGPTNLAGPQQGPAAIVGPSQGTASVIGPTNGGAHIVGAAQAPITYSEGIAVSTGGLGGGLGGGLGGGLGGGHGGAGLGGGYGGHGGYSIGGGYGGSSAGHISYDGGVLKGPVTVPVVIKGSSGKIVADGLYGLPDGHY
- the LOC136347042 gene encoding acanthoscurrin-1-like isoform X3, whose translation is MKVLAVTVLAAVATLSSAYPYPGGHHGGILIGGYDGGCDDGHGGGLGGAGGCGGGLGGGLGGGLGGGIGFAVGGNGGGYYGSEAAGPTYVQGPAAGGKTLLGPAEGPNNIQGASQGPTNLAGPQQGPAAIVGPSQGTASVIGPTNGGAHIVGAAQAPITYSEGIAVSTGGLGGGLGGGLGGGLGGGHGGAGLGGGYGGHGGYSIGGGYGGKKY